A window of the Bdellovibrio sp. ZAP7 genome harbors these coding sequences:
- the ftsW gene encoding putative lipid II flippase FtsW, translating into MFRYLSSSLFLAIITLLGIGLVQVYSSSFIFAIESYGDGLFFFKRQLLFALIAACVLVGTVHIPFRVIEKHGWMLWFAAAVGVLATFVPGLGVRVGGAIRWIQLPFGIRFEPAELLKIAFSVWFASLLCRRDNILGHVKWWWLALALIVPLFLLLRQPDFGSFAIILMVAVSLLFAFGLQWKYIVASMAVMLPAFYFLVMLVPYRRARVLAFLDPWSDPAQKGFQVIQSMLSFHSGGLTGAGLGQGQGKLFFLPEAHTDFTLAVLGEEMGFVGFVAIMALYGFVVFRGIQIAIKAEEPFKRALALGLSMTFGLSVFINAGVVMGLLPTKGLTLPFLSYGGSSLVALCFMFGLILNIENSFEEDKFSKRFGSSRWNASKVKAHD; encoded by the coding sequence ATGTTTAGATATTTATCAAGCAGCTTATTTCTGGCAATCATCACACTTTTAGGCATCGGCCTGGTGCAAGTTTACTCTTCCAGTTTTATCTTCGCGATCGAGTCTTATGGAGACGGTCTTTTCTTTTTCAAACGCCAATTACTTTTTGCCCTGATCGCTGCCTGTGTTCTGGTCGGCACAGTTCATATTCCTTTCCGAGTTATTGAAAAGCACGGATGGATGTTGTGGTTTGCTGCTGCCGTCGGAGTCCTGGCGACGTTCGTTCCTGGTTTGGGTGTGCGTGTGGGGGGAGCGATTCGTTGGATTCAGCTGCCCTTCGGTATTCGCTTTGAACCAGCGGAGCTTTTGAAAATCGCTTTCTCGGTTTGGTTCGCAAGTCTGCTGTGTCGTCGCGATAACATTTTGGGCCACGTGAAGTGGTGGTGGTTGGCGCTGGCTTTGATTGTTCCGTTGTTTCTGTTGCTGCGCCAACCTGACTTCGGAAGTTTTGCGATTATCCTGATGGTTGCAGTAAGTTTGCTTTTCGCTTTTGGTTTGCAATGGAAATACATCGTGGCTTCCATGGCTGTGATGTTACCGGCATTTTATTTCCTGGTGATGTTGGTTCCTTACCGTCGTGCCCGCGTTCTGGCGTTCTTGGATCCCTGGTCTGATCCTGCACAAAAAGGCTTTCAAGTGATTCAAAGTATGTTGAGCTTCCACTCGGGTGGTTTGACGGGTGCGGGTTTGGGGCAAGGCCAAGGGAAGCTATTCTTCTTGCCGGAGGCCCACACGGATTTTACTTTGGCAGTTTTGGGCGAGGAAATGGGCTTTGTCGGGTTCGTTGCCATCATGGCTCTTTATGGTTTTGTGGTTTTCCGCGGAATTCAAATCGCTATCAAAGCTGAAGAACCTTTTAAAAGAGCATTGGCTTTGGGGCTTTCCATGACTTTCGGTTTAAGTGTGTTCATCAACGCAGGTGTGGTGATGGGTCTTTTGCCAACAAAGGGGCTGACGCTGCCCTTCTTAAGCTACGGTGGCAGTTCCCTTGTCGCTTTGTGTTTTATGTTCGGATTGATTTTGAACATTGAAAATTCCTTCGAAGAGGATAAATTCTCTAAACGTTTCGGTTCATCTCGTTGGAACGCATCGAAAGTGAAAGCACATGACTAA
- the murG gene encoding undecaprenyldiphospho-muramoylpentapeptide beta-N-acetylglucosaminyltransferase, whose product MTKRTVVIAGGGTGGHIYPGIAIARAIQKLDPSVDVHFVGTARGMESKIVPREGFPLHLIESGQLNVKSPIKKLKTVLRMPLGLWQSFRLLMQLKPLYVIGVGGYASGPFVLAASIIGFNTAVWEPNVMPGMANRFLSRFVDKCFVVFEESRKFLKNKEVIQAGMPVREEIEKAIHTAHKDEKFHLLAFGGSQGSRVINTCLSDAIIGGGDWTKDLSVVHQLGSADFPLVSVKYQNSGANVDYHEYIFDMPKYYQWADIIVSRGGASSIAEAAAFGIIPIIVPLPGAADDHQQKNAESLVARNAGRMILQKDLTPERLISEVQSLRQDKALREQMVRNIKDLYVPQAATTIAKEILQ is encoded by the coding sequence ATGACTAAAAGAACTGTTGTGATCGCTGGGGGTGGCACTGGTGGCCACATTTACCCTGGGATCGCTATTGCGCGCGCTATTCAGAAGTTGGATCCCTCCGTGGATGTTCACTTCGTTGGAACCGCGCGCGGTATGGAATCAAAAATTGTTCCTCGTGAAGGTTTTCCTCTGCACTTGATCGAATCCGGTCAGCTGAATGTGAAAAGTCCCATTAAAAAATTGAAGACGGTTCTGCGCATGCCTTTAGGCTTGTGGCAGTCCTTCCGTTTGTTGATGCAGTTAAAACCTCTCTATGTGATCGGTGTGGGCGGTTATGCTTCAGGGCCTTTCGTTCTTGCTGCCAGCATTATTGGCTTTAATACGGCCGTGTGGGAGCCCAACGTGATGCCAGGAATGGCGAATCGTTTCTTGTCTCGCTTTGTTGATAAATGTTTCGTGGTGTTTGAAGAGTCCCGAAAATTTTTGAAAAACAAAGAAGTGATCCAAGCGGGGATGCCGGTTCGAGAAGAAATCGAAAAAGCCATTCATACTGCGCACAAAGATGAGAAGTTTCATCTTTTAGCTTTCGGGGGAAGCCAGGGCTCCCGAGTTATTAACACCTGCCTTAGCGACGCGATCATTGGCGGGGGAGATTGGACCAAGGATTTATCTGTCGTTCATCAGTTGGGAAGCGCGGATTTTCCTCTGGTTTCTGTCAAATATCAAAATTCTGGCGCCAATGTGGATTATCATGAGTATATCTTCGATATGCCAAAGTATTATCAGTGGGCAGATATTATTGTTAGCCGTGGTGGGGCCAGTTCCATTGCGGAGGCGGCAGCATTTGGTATAATTCCTATTATTGTGCCATTACCAGGAGCTGCGGATGATCATCAGCAAAAAAATGCAGAGAGCCTTGTCGCCCGAAATGCGGGTCGCATGATTTTGCAGAAAGATTTAACGCCTGAAAGATTGATTTCAGAAGTACAATCTCTTCGCCAAGATAAAGCTTTGCGTGAGCAAATGGTTAGGAATATAAAAGATCTTTATGTTCCCCAGGCAGCAACAACCATCGCAAAGGAAATCTTGCAATGA
- the murC gene encoding UDP-N-acetylmuramate--L-alanine ligase has translation MKLQHAKFHFVGVGGIGMCGLAELLHNMGAKVSGSDIADNANTERLREMGVKVYKGHTASNIGDADVVVYSSAIQYGNPEIYEARARQIPLIPRAEALAEIMRLKRGIAVAGTHGKTTTTSMTSAIFLEGNMKPTIVVGGRFEMIKSTALLGEGEWLVAEADESDGSFNKLTPEIAIITNIDSDHLDHYKTFENLQKNFYDFALKVPFYGKIIACGDDPIVRQIFENFPKRILFYGFDEKNDLVLAGEQGNYSLYRSDRLLGTRHLVGKFKLNVPGRHNALNAVAAICAGLAAGIPFEVCAAGLQRFDGVDRRFHFKGEKSGIKVYDDYGHHPTEVRAVLQAFREKYPNNRLVVYFQPHRFSRTQHCWHDFTTAFMEADQILLTDIYPAGEAPIPGISSEKLAQEMKHEHAQYFLRDDKSSQKIVSMLKDGDVFITLGAGDGWKLGLDVLDKIQN, from the coding sequence ATGAAATTACAACACGCCAAATTCCACTTCGTAGGTGTCGGCGGCATCGGTATGTGTGGGCTCGCGGAACTTTTGCACAACATGGGAGCGAAGGTTTCAGGTTCTGACATTGCAGACAATGCGAATACAGAACGTCTGCGCGAAATGGGTGTGAAAGTTTATAAAGGCCACACGGCCTCAAACATCGGTGATGCTGATGTTGTGGTTTACTCTTCCGCTATTCAATACGGCAATCCAGAAATTTATGAAGCTCGTGCTCGTCAGATCCCGTTGATCCCACGCGCAGAGGCCTTGGCAGAGATCATGCGTTTGAAACGCGGTATCGCTGTTGCTGGCACGCACGGGAAAACAACGACGACATCAATGACGTCGGCGATCTTCCTTGAAGGTAACATGAAACCAACTATCGTGGTGGGTGGTCGTTTTGAAATGATCAAATCCACAGCCCTTTTGGGTGAAGGTGAATGGTTGGTGGCAGAGGCCGATGAATCAGACGGAAGCTTTAACAAGCTGACGCCTGAAATCGCTATCATCACGAATATCGATTCTGATCATTTGGATCACTATAAAACTTTCGAGAACTTGCAAAAGAACTTCTATGACTTTGCCTTGAAGGTTCCGTTCTATGGAAAAATTATCGCGTGCGGTGATGATCCTATCGTTCGTCAAATTTTTGAAAACTTCCCAAAACGTATTTTGTTCTATGGTTTTGATGAAAAGAACGATTTGGTTTTAGCGGGCGAGCAAGGAAATTATTCTTTGTATCGCAGCGATCGTCTGCTGGGGACCCGCCACTTGGTGGGTAAGTTTAAGCTTAATGTTCCGGGGCGCCACAATGCCTTGAATGCTGTGGCAGCGATCTGTGCTGGGTTGGCAGCGGGGATTCCATTTGAAGTGTGTGCAGCGGGTCTGCAACGTTTTGATGGTGTTGATCGCAGATTCCACTTCAAAGGCGAAAAAAGCGGTATCAAAGTTTATGATGACTACGGTCACCATCCAACAGAGGTGCGCGCGGTTCTTCAAGCTTTCCGTGAAAAGTATCCGAACAACCGTTTGGTCGTTTATTTCCAACCGCATCGTTTCTCTCGTACTCAGCACTGCTGGCACGATTTTACGACCGCGTTTATGGAGGCTGATCAGATCTTGCTAACTGATATTTATCCTGCGGGTGAAGCTCCAATTCCAGGGATCAGTTCTGAAAAGCTTGCCCAGGAAATGAAGCATGAACATGCGCAGTATTTCTTGCGTGATGATAAGTCATCGCAAAAAATAGTATCGATGCTTAAAGACGGAGATGTTTTCATCACTTTGGGTGCGGGCGATGGTTGGAAATTAGGCTTGGATGTTTTAGATAAGATCCAAAATTAG
- a CDS encoding BamA/TamA family outer membrane protein, producing the protein MKNVFMALCASIAMSVGNAMASTSSIFFDPEDHYLDASEWLLKHRGFLPVPIIITEPAVGTGGGVALLFMSDSDGAREARASEAHKRFIPPTVTGVLAAGTDNGTRLGGAFYVTNWNRDRWRYLGFVMAASANLDFYGLGGFNSADDIHLQYNLKGGGIYNDLRARIDDSNFFIGGRYIYTDISVDFKTGALPPVLQGEGVDNRNGGISVLLSYDSRNNTMSPQQGLLAEYRYYIFSENLGGDLDYHVQALDLQGFTRASEQWGFAGRWISRWADSDAPFYAKPFINLRGIPKLRYQGDIASSLEGEVRYNPHPRWELSIFGGAGRATDSLSNMNNADTASAYGAGFRYMMARLLGFQMGADIARGPEETVFYIQAGGAWGF; encoded by the coding sequence ATGAAAAATGTGTTTATGGCTCTTTGTGCTTCCATCGCCATGAGTGTTGGCAACGCCATGGCATCAACCTCATCGATATTCTTTGATCCCGAAGATCATTACCTTGATGCCAGTGAATGGCTGCTGAAACATCGCGGCTTCTTACCAGTCCCCATTATTATTACGGAACCAGCGGTGGGGACCGGTGGCGGCGTGGCGCTGCTGTTCATGAGTGACAGTGATGGTGCCCGCGAGGCTCGTGCTTCAGAAGCTCACAAGCGCTTTATTCCTCCTACCGTGACGGGTGTCTTGGCCGCGGGTACTGATAATGGAACAAGATTAGGTGGCGCATTCTATGTCACCAACTGGAATCGCGATCGCTGGCGTTACCTGGGTTTCGTGATGGCGGCTTCTGCTAATTTGGATTTCTATGGTTTGGGGGGATTCAATAGTGCCGATGATATTCATCTTCAATATAATTTGAAAGGCGGCGGAATTTATAACGATCTTAGGGCGCGTATCGACGACAGTAATTTCTTTATTGGCGGACGCTATATTTATACAGATATCAGTGTCGATTTTAAAACGGGTGCATTGCCACCAGTTCTGCAAGGCGAAGGCGTCGATAATCGCAATGGCGGGATTTCGGTCTTATTAAGCTATGACAGTCGTAATAACACCATGTCGCCGCAACAGGGGCTTTTGGCAGAGTATCGTTATTATATTTTCAGTGAAAACTTAGGTGGGGATCTTGATTACCACGTACAAGCTCTGGATCTGCAAGGTTTCACCCGGGCAAGTGAACAATGGGGTTTCGCCGGACGATGGATCTCAAGATGGGCAGATAGTGATGCGCCTTTTTACGCCAAGCCATTTATTAATTTACGTGGAATTCCAAAACTGCGCTATCAAGGCGATATAGCATCGTCTCTTGAAGGAGAAGTACGCTACAACCCACATCCCCGGTGGGAGCTCTCGATTTTTGGTGGAGCAGGGAGGGCGACAGATTCCCTCAGCAATATGAATAATGCCGACACGGCGTCGGCATATGGTGCAGGATTTCGGTATATGATGGCGCGCCTTTTAGGATTTCAAATGGGCGCGGACATCGCCCGCGGCCCAGAAGAAACAGTGTTCTATATCCAGGCCGGTGGTGCTTGGGGCTTTTAG